The following coding sequences are from one Bombus terrestris chromosome 14, iyBomTerr1.2, whole genome shotgun sequence window:
- the LOC100648416 gene encoding adenosine kinase 2 isoform X1: MYYNICKKNYGTFDISNIEILISYINFHQSLFSAIKMLREGLLLGVGNPLLDISAIVDRNFLEKYDLKSNDAILAEEKHKPMYDELVELYNADFIAGGSVQNTMRVAQWFLEKPRVATYMGCVGIDKYSKILEDKARADGLNVRYQYTKKEPTGTCAVLITGNERSLCANLAAATCFSPSHIEESENKRIIEMAEYIYISGFFLTVSPETTLMIAQHALEKNKMFIMNLSAPFLCEYYKKPMLEALPYVDILFGNEAEADTFAKANDFKTTDRKEIALKLSQMEKLNKKRQRIVIITQGPDNILVVKDNTIIEIPATRLPNDKVVDTNGAGDAFVGGFLAQLVQGKSIEVCIKCGIWAATQIVQRSGCTYEGKPDFTP, translated from the exons atgtattataacATTTGCAAAAAGAATTATGGTACATTTGATATtagtaatatagaaatattaatatcatatataaattttcatcagTCGCTATTCAGTGCAATAAAAATGTTGAG gGAGGGCCTCCTATTAGGCGTGGGTAATCCTCTTCTTGATATTTCAGCGATTGTAGATAggaattttttggaaaaatatgatttaaaatCGAACGATGCAATTCTTGCTGAAGAAAAACACAAGCCAATGTATGATGAATTAGTTGAATTGTATAACGCAGATTTTATTGCCGGTGGTTCTGTACAAAATACTATGCGAGTAGCACAA TGGTTCCTGGAGAAACCACGAGTTGCAACTTACATGGGTTGCGTTGGAATAGATAAGTATTCCAAAATTTTGGAGGATAAGGCACGTGCAGATGGCTTAAATGTTCGTTATcaatatacaaagaaagaacCTACTGGTACCTGTGCTGTTCTTATTACTGGCAATGAACGTTCCTTATGCGCCAATTTGGCTGCAGCCACTTGTTTCTCACCTTCCCATATAGAGGAatctgaaaataaaagaattatagaAATGGCagaatacatttatatttct GGCTTTTTCTTAACTGTTAGCCCAGAAACAACCCTGATGATTGCTCAACAtgctttagaaaaaaataaaatgttcataATGAATCTGAGTGCACCATTTTTatgcgaatattataaaaaaccAATGTTGGAGGCTCTTCCTTATGTAGATATTTTATTTGGTAATGAGGCGGAAGCTGATACATTTGCAAAAGCAAATGATTTTAAAACTACGGATAGGAAAGAAATTGCATTGAAATTGTCACAAATGGAAAAACTGaataagaaaagacaaagaattGTTATAATAACACAAGGTCCTGATAATATATTAGTAGTTAAAGATAACACTATAATTGAGATTCCTGCTACAAGACTTCCGAATGATAAGGTTGTGGATACTAATGGAGCTGGTGATGCATTTGTAGGAG GTTTTTTGGCTCAACTTGTGCAAGGTAAAAGCATAGAAGTTTGTATAAAATGTGGAATTTGGGCTGCAACTCAAATTGTACAAAGATCTGGATGTACTTACGAGGGGAAACCTGATTTTACTCCTTAA
- the LOC100648416 gene encoding adenosine kinase 1 isoform X2, whose protein sequence is MAVHLREGLLLGVGNPLLDISAIVDRNFLEKYDLKSNDAILAEEKHKPMYDELVELYNADFIAGGSVQNTMRVAQWFLEKPRVATYMGCVGIDKYSKILEDKARADGLNVRYQYTKKEPTGTCAVLITGNERSLCANLAAATCFSPSHIEESENKRIIEMAEYIYISGFFLTVSPETTLMIAQHALEKNKMFIMNLSAPFLCEYYKKPMLEALPYVDILFGNEAEADTFAKANDFKTTDRKEIALKLSQMEKLNKKRQRIVIITQGPDNILVVKDNTIIEIPATRLPNDKVVDTNGAGDAFVGGFLAQLVQGKSIEVCIKCGIWAATQIVQRSGCTYEGKPDFTP, encoded by the exons ATGGCGGTGCACTTACG gGAGGGCCTCCTATTAGGCGTGGGTAATCCTCTTCTTGATATTTCAGCGATTGTAGATAggaattttttggaaaaatatgatttaaaatCGAACGATGCAATTCTTGCTGAAGAAAAACACAAGCCAATGTATGATGAATTAGTTGAATTGTATAACGCAGATTTTATTGCCGGTGGTTCTGTACAAAATACTATGCGAGTAGCACAA TGGTTCCTGGAGAAACCACGAGTTGCAACTTACATGGGTTGCGTTGGAATAGATAAGTATTCCAAAATTTTGGAGGATAAGGCACGTGCAGATGGCTTAAATGTTCGTTATcaatatacaaagaaagaacCTACTGGTACCTGTGCTGTTCTTATTACTGGCAATGAACGTTCCTTATGCGCCAATTTGGCTGCAGCCACTTGTTTCTCACCTTCCCATATAGAGGAatctgaaaataaaagaattatagaAATGGCagaatacatttatatttct GGCTTTTTCTTAACTGTTAGCCCAGAAACAACCCTGATGATTGCTCAACAtgctttagaaaaaaataaaatgttcataATGAATCTGAGTGCACCATTTTTatgcgaatattataaaaaaccAATGTTGGAGGCTCTTCCTTATGTAGATATTTTATTTGGTAATGAGGCGGAAGCTGATACATTTGCAAAAGCAAATGATTTTAAAACTACGGATAGGAAAGAAATTGCATTGAAATTGTCACAAATGGAAAAACTGaataagaaaagacaaagaattGTTATAATAACACAAGGTCCTGATAATATATTAGTAGTTAAAGATAACACTATAATTGAGATTCCTGCTACAAGACTTCCGAATGATAAGGTTGTGGATACTAATGGAGCTGGTGATGCATTTGTAGGAG GTTTTTTGGCTCAACTTGTGCAAGGTAAAAGCATAGAAGTTTGTATAAAATGTGGAATTTGGGCTGCAACTCAAATTGTACAAAGATCTGGATGTACTTACGAGGGGAAACCTGATTTTACTCCTTAA